The following proteins are encoded in a genomic region of Arachis ipaensis cultivar K30076 chromosome B02, Araip1.1, whole genome shotgun sequence:
- the LOC107626829 gene encoding uncharacterized protein LOC107626829: MREESEVYLFRDCDWASRFWFVSPFNLRTEAAAGMPLLEWVSTTLNQIEKERKGLFICCLHGLWHSRNKLLFENGNLTSETILERAAISFAEALCPTNSSPSIQELLPGNQSPSGWRTPPPDRYKINVDAASNNGVKGGVGVVIRDSNGVVVAAATLEVAPALSVREAKAFAFYQRVNIAAQTCFL; the protein is encoded by the coding sequence ATGAGAGAAGAAAGTGAAGTTTACCTTTTCAGAGATTGTGACTGGGCATCTCGTTTTTGGTTTGTGTCACCTTTTAACCTCCGAACAGAAGCTGCTGCCGGAATGCCGTTGCTAGAATGGGTATCGACAACTCTAAACCAAATTGAAAAGGAGAGAAAGGGGTTGTTCATTTGTTGCTTGCATGGCCTATGGCATAGTAGAAACAAACTCCTATTCGAGAACGGGAACTTGACATCAGAAACAATTTTGGAGAGAGCAGCCATCTCCTTTGCAGAAGCTCTGTGTCCAACAAATTCATCACCATCGATTCAAGAGCTACTTCCAGGCAATCAAAGTCCGAGTGGGTGGAGAACTCCACCACCAGACAGATACAAAATTAATGTGGATGCAGCTAGCAATAATGGAGTCAAGGGAGGAGTAGGTGTAGTCATTAGAGATAGTAATGGAGTTGTTGTAGCTGCTGCCACGTTGGAAGTGGCTCCTGCACTTTCAGTTAGAGAAGCGAAAGCATTTGCTTTCTACCAGAGAGTGAATATTGCAGCCCAAACTTGTTTCTTATAA